A genomic segment from Brevundimonas mediterranea encodes:
- a CDS encoding DUF2799 domain-containing protein, protein MKRFLITGGGIAAAALLGSCSTMSKDECLAGAWGEKGYADGAAGYPMSRLDDHAKACEKYQVGPNPAAYGSARQDGLRTYCTFQRGWTEGRAGNTYYGVCRPEEEAEFLPAYNDGRRLHEVEAAVASAESALSSAEARIEDREDKLDAKQRELRSDGLTDDEKQRIRDRIDEVRGEIRSARRNAREARDALDRAEWDLRQVRGELSGRYPVF, encoded by the coding sequence ATGAAGCGTTTTCTGATCACGGGCGGCGGGATCGCCGCAGCGGCGCTGCTGGGCAGTTGCTCGACCATGAGCAAGGACGAATGTCTGGCGGGCGCCTGGGGTGAAAAGGGCTATGCCGACGGGGCGGCAGGCTATCCGATGAGCCGGCTGGACGATCATGCCAAGGCCTGCGAAAAATATCAGGTGGGGCCCAATCCGGCGGCCTATGGATCGGCGCGCCAGGACGGGCTCAGGACCTATTGCACCTTCCAGCGGGGCTGGACCGAGGGGCGGGCGGGCAACACCTATTACGGCGTCTGCCGACCCGAGGAGGAGGCGGAGTTTCTGCCTGCCTACAATGACGGGCGCAGGCTGCACGAGGTCGAGGCGGCGGTTGCAAGCGCCGAAAGCGCGCTGAGCAGCGCCGAGGCTCGCATCGAGGACCGGGAGGACAAGCTTGACGCCAAGCAGCGCGAACTCCGGTCGGACGGCCTGACGGATGACGAGAAACAGCGAATTCGCGACCGGATCGACGAGGTGCGCGGGGAAATCCGCAGTGCGCGTCGCAACGCCCGTGAGGCGCGCGACGCGCTGGACCGCGCAGAGTGGGACCTGCGCCAGGTGCGCGGCGAACTGAGCGGCCGCTACCCGGTGTTCTGA
- a CDS encoding RluA family pseudouridine synthase, with the protein MSDPDLIDEEDLSPPLAPAEVLEARLDAPGVRLDKALAEAFPTLSRARLQALLAEGAVRRDGLVLTAGSAKAQPGLYVVALPPVAPATPQPEAIPLTVLYEDADLIVIDKPAGMAAHPAPGCETGTLVNALLAHCGDSLSGIGGVARPGIVHRLDKDTSGVMVAAKTDRAHQGLSALFATHDIERTYIALTRGAPSPSRGRIETRIGRSTGDRKKIAVLKAGGREAITDYVVQAIFGEPAKASGAPLAARVACTLHTGRTHQIRVHLSSKGSPILGDATYGSGSPAAAVRAVVAEAGLARQALHAAVLGFVHPVTGETLRFETPPPADMVRLEALLSDL; encoded by the coding sequence GTGTCCGACCCTGATCTGATCGACGAAGAAGACCTGTCACCGCCCCTCGCCCCCGCCGAGGTGCTGGAGGCCCGCCTCGATGCGCCCGGGGTTCGCCTGGACAAGGCCCTGGCCGAGGCCTTCCCGACCCTGTCGCGCGCCCGGCTCCAGGCCCTGCTCGCGGAAGGCGCCGTCCGTCGCGACGGCCTGGTCCTGACCGCCGGCTCCGCCAAGGCCCAGCCCGGCCTCTATGTCGTCGCCCTGCCGCCCGTCGCCCCGGCCACGCCTCAGCCCGAAGCCATCCCCCTGACCGTCCTCTACGAGGACGCGGATCTGATCGTCATCGACAAGCCCGCCGGCATGGCCGCCCACCCGGCGCCGGGCTGCGAGACAGGCACCCTGGTCAACGCCCTCCTGGCCCACTGCGGCGACAGCCTGTCGGGCATCGGCGGCGTCGCCCGCCCCGGCATCGTCCATCGCCTGGACAAGGACACCTCCGGCGTCATGGTCGCCGCCAAGACCGACCGCGCCCATCAGGGCCTGTCCGCCCTGTTCGCGACCCACGACATCGAACGCACCTATATCGCCCTGACGCGCGGCGCCCCGTCTCCGTCCAGAGGCCGGATCGAAACCCGCATCGGACGCTCGACGGGCGACCGCAAGAAGATAGCCGTGCTGAAGGCTGGAGGACGCGAGGCGATCACCGACTATGTCGTCCAGGCGATCTTCGGCGAACCGGCCAAAGCGAGCGGCGCGCCCCTCGCCGCCCGCGTCGCCTGCACCCTGCACACCGGCCGCACGCACCAGATCCGCGTCCACCTGTCGTCCAAGGGTTCCCCCATACTTGGAGACGCGACCTATGGCTCGGGCAGCCCCGCCGCCGCCGTCCGGGCTGTGGTCGCCGAGGCCGGCCTGGCCCGCCAGGCCCTGCACGCGGCTGTCCTGGGCTTCGTTCATCCGGTCACCGGCGAAACCCTCCGCTTCGAGACCCCGCCTCCCGCCGACATGGTGCGGCTCGAAGCCCTTCTCTCCGACCTCTGA
- a CDS encoding response regulator encodes MFTADARTLSRLEPAVRRIVIVEPNAASARLLSDIMKGLGAREVYTESDEERALELLRDVEPGVIFTERSGEALNGETLTRRVRRSSMSCRMAPVIMVTGEATAAAIKGARDAGVHEFLRKPYTTGDLFKRVENVALKSRPWVEAVGYVGPDRRRFNSGEYSGARKRRADGSTDGPVDVKDQALRILVAAMSQFDQDPAQAMRAIRQQAQTLKTVAVKTGDAKLAIAAGGLEAFMGAGAVTKGGLAQPIGAIMALVQPAPAQMARAS; translated from the coding sequence TTGTTCACCGCCGACGCCAGAACCCTGAGCCGTCTCGAACCCGCTGTGCGGCGGATCGTGATCGTCGAACCGAACGCGGCGTCGGCGCGGTTGCTGTCCGACATCATGAAGGGGCTGGGCGCGCGCGAGGTCTATACCGAGAGCGATGAAGAACGGGCGTTGGAGCTGCTGCGCGACGTCGAGCCGGGCGTCATCTTCACCGAACGTTCGGGCGAGGCCTTGAATGGGGAAACCCTGACGCGGCGCGTGCGTCGGTCGTCGATGAGCTGCCGTATGGCGCCGGTCATCATGGTGACGGGTGAGGCGACCGCCGCCGCCATCAAGGGCGCGCGCGACGCCGGGGTGCATGAGTTTCTGCGCAAACCCTATACGACCGGCGACCTGTTCAAACGGGTCGAGAACGTCGCATTGAAGTCACGGCCCTGGGTCGAGGCGGTCGGCTATGTCGGGCCGGATCGGCGCCGGTTCAACTCGGGCGAATATTCAGGCGCACGCAAGCGCCGGGCCGACGGATCGACAGACGGGCCTGTCGACGTCAAGGATCAGGCGCTGCGCATCCTGGTGGCGGCGATGAGCCAGTTTGATCAGGACCCGGCTCAGGCCATGCGCGCCATTCGCCAACAGGCCCAGACGCTGAAGACCGTGGCGGTCAAGACCGGCGACGCCAAGCTGGCGATCGCAGCGGGCGGGCTGGAAGCCTTCATGGGCGCCGGCGCCGTCACAAAGGGCGGTCTGGCCCAGCCCATCGGGGCGATCATGGCCCTGGTTCAGCCGGCGCCGGCGCAGATGGCGCGAGCATCCTGA
- the fba gene encoding class II fructose-bisphosphate aldolase (catalyzes the reversible aldol condensation of dihydroxyacetonephosphate and glyceraldehyde 3-phosphate in the Calvin cycle, glycolysis, and/or gluconeogenesis), producing the protein MARITLRQLLDHAAENDYGLPAYNINNMEQGLAIMEAAHEVNAPVIIQASRGARNYANDVVLAKLIDALAELYPDIPVCMHQDHGNGPATCATAIQYGFTSVMMDGSLEEDAKTPASYEYNVEVTRRVTEMAHACGVSVEGELGVLGSLETGMGEAEDGHGFEGKLDHSQLLTDPDQAVDFVAATKVDALAIAMGTSHGAYKFSKKPDGDILAMNVIEDIHRRLPNTHLVMHGSSSVPQDLQDIINQYGGEMPQTWGVPVEEIQRGIKHGVRKVNIDTDNRMAITGAIRKALMENPREFDPRAYLKPAKAAMKKLCMERYQQFGCEGQASRIRPLSTAQMARRYASGDLDPSFRGAAVKAA; encoded by the coding sequence ATGGCGCGCATCACGCTGCGACAGCTGCTCGACCACGCGGCAGAGAACGACTACGGCCTGCCGGCCTACAACATCAACAATATGGAACAGGGTCTGGCGATCATGGAGGCGGCCCACGAGGTCAACGCCCCCGTCATCATCCAGGCCTCGCGCGGCGCCCGGAACTACGCCAACGACGTGGTTCTGGCCAAGCTGATCGACGCCCTGGCCGAACTCTATCCCGACATCCCGGTCTGCATGCACCAGGACCACGGCAACGGCCCCGCCACCTGCGCCACCGCCATCCAGTACGGCTTCACCTCGGTGATGATGGACGGATCGCTGGAGGAGGACGCCAAGACCCCCGCCTCCTACGAATACAATGTCGAGGTCACGCGCCGCGTCACCGAAATGGCCCATGCCTGCGGCGTCTCGGTCGAGGGCGAACTGGGCGTGCTGGGCTCGCTGGAGACCGGCATGGGCGAGGCCGAGGACGGCCACGGCTTCGAGGGCAAGCTGGACCATTCGCAACTGCTGACCGATCCCGACCAGGCCGTCGATTTCGTCGCCGCCACCAAGGTCGACGCCCTGGCCATCGCCATGGGCACCAGCCACGGCGCCTACAAGTTCAGCAAGAAGCCGGACGGCGACATCCTGGCCATGAATGTGATCGAGGACATCCACCGCCGCCTGCCCAACACCCACCTGGTGATGCACGGCAGCTCGTCGGTGCCGCAGGACCTGCAGGACATTATCAACCAGTACGGCGGCGAAATGCCCCAGACTTGGGGCGTGCCGGTCGAGGAGATCCAGCGCGGCATCAAGCACGGCGTGCGCAAGGTCAATATCGACACGGACAACCGCATGGCCATCACCGGCGCCATCCGTAAGGCCCTGATGGAGAATCCCCGGGAGTTCGATCCCCGCGCCTATCTGAAACCCGCCAAGGCGGCCATGAAGAAGCTCTGCATGGAGCGCTACCAGCAGTTCGGCTGCGAGGGCCAGGCCTCTCGGATCCGCCCCCTGTCCACCGCCCAGATGGCCCGCCGCTACGCCTCGGGCGACCTTGACCCGTCCTTCCGCGGCGCCGCCGTCAAGGCCGCCTGA
- a CDS encoding GNAT family N-acetyltransferase — MLDPDIRDNAELNRYELPVDGEVAVVTYNLSPPNLMITETLVPERLEGQGIASRLAKHVLADARARDLLILPVCPFFSAYLQKHPEYADVVHPTYRGLLGI, encoded by the coding sequence ATGCTCGACCCGGACATCCGCGACAACGCCGAGCTCAACCGTTACGAACTGCCCGTCGATGGCGAGGTGGCGGTCGTCACCTACAACCTGTCTCCGCCGAACCTGATGATCACGGAGACCCTGGTCCCCGAACGTCTTGAGGGCCAGGGCATCGCCAGCCGCCTGGCGAAACACGTCCTCGCCGACGCCAGGGCCCGCGACCTGCTCATCCTGCCGGTCTGCCCCTTCTTCTCCGCCTATCTTCAGAAACATCCCGAATACGCGGACGTCGTCCATCCAACCTATCGAGGCTTGCTGGGAATTTGA
- a CDS encoding phosphoserine transaminase: protein MIAKPDVKPARPWFSAGPTAKRPGYSLAGLPQNLLGRGIRAPEVVERFAHGLRLTRTVLEVPESHVLLYTPGSDTGAVEAALWGMLGARPVQVVAFENFGLTWLADVKDHLGLEPEALTAPWGELPDLSRADWSKDVVFPWNGTTSGVRVPDADWIADDREGLAICDATSAAFAMALPWEKLDVVTFSFQKALGGEAGIGVMALSPRAVARLDTYRPDRAIPKLLRLTDGKGFDRALGQGVAINTFSILTIEDWIDALEWAQGIGGLSELIRRTDANYAALAEWVARTDWIDFLPERPEIRSTTSVCLKFTDPRIAALDAKAQKAFVVRFKALLEGEAAVFDMEPHRNAPPGLRLWCGCTVEVADVVDATPWLEWAFETAVGELS from the coding sequence ATGATCGCAAAGCCTGATGTGAAGCCGGCGCGGCCGTGGTTTTCGGCCGGGCCGACGGCCAAACGGCCCGGCTATAGTCTGGCGGGCCTGCCGCAGAATCTGCTGGGGCGCGGGATTCGCGCGCCGGAAGTGGTGGAGCGGTTCGCGCATGGCCTGCGGCTGACGCGGACGGTGCTGGAAGTGCCAGAGAGCCATGTGCTGCTCTATACGCCCGGGTCCGACACCGGGGCGGTCGAGGCGGCCCTGTGGGGGATGCTGGGCGCGCGGCCGGTGCAGGTGGTGGCGTTCGAGAATTTCGGCCTGACCTGGCTGGCGGATGTGAAGGATCATCTGGGGCTGGAGCCCGAGGCGCTGACGGCGCCCTGGGGCGAGCTGCCCGACCTGAGCCGGGCCGACTGGTCCAAGGACGTGGTGTTTCCGTGGAACGGCACGACCTCGGGCGTGCGCGTGCCGGACGCCGACTGGATCGCCGACGACCGCGAGGGGCTGGCCATCTGCGACGCCACCTCGGCCGCCTTCGCCATGGCCTTGCCGTGGGAGAAGCTGGATGTGGTGACCTTCAGCTTCCAGAAGGCGCTGGGCGGGGAGGCGGGCATCGGCGTGATGGCCCTGTCGCCGCGCGCGGTGGCGCGGCTGGACACGTACCGGCCGGATCGGGCCATTCCCAAGCTGCTGCGGCTGACGGACGGCAAGGGGTTCGACCGGGCCCTGGGGCAGGGGGTGGCGATCAACACCTTCTCGATCCTGACCATCGAGGACTGGATCGACGCCCTGGAGTGGGCGCAAGGGATCGGCGGCTTGAGCGAACTGATCCGGCGGACGGACGCCAACTACGCCGCCCTGGCCGAATGGGTGGCGCGGACCGACTGGATCGATTTCCTACCTGAACGACCCGAGATCCGCTCGACCACCTCGGTCTGTCTGAAATTCACCGACCCGCGTATCGCGGCCCTGGACGCCAAGGCGCAGAAGGCCTTCGTCGTGCGGTTCAAGGCCTTGCTGGAAGGCGAGGCGGCCGTGTTCGACATGGAGCCCCACCGCAATGCGCCGCCGGGACTGAGGCTGTGGTGCGGCTGCACGGTCGAGGTCGCCGACGTGGTCGATGCGACGCCGTGGCTGGAATGGGCGTTCGAGACGGCGGTGGGGGAACTGTCGTAA
- a CDS encoding DnaJ C-terminal domain-containing protein, whose protein sequence is MAGDPYKELGVSKGASADEIKKAFRKLAKELHPDKNPGDKITEDKFKRVTAAFDILGDAEKRAKYDAGQLDNDGNEQYRGFSGGARPGGSPFGGAGGGFGGGPGGRANFEGVDLDELFGMFGGGGRQRGARDFTARGQDVKATLDISLEDAIAGATKRIQFSDGRTLDVTIPKGAADGQTIRLRGQGAPGRGAENGDALIELKIEPHPIYKRDGADLTMDLPVSVPDAVLGAKVRVPTPEGAVQMTIPAGSNSGKLLRLKGRGAFAQGRRGDLLARLVVTLPDEPDAALVKFAEDWRAKRPYTPGR, encoded by the coding sequence GTGGCAGGCGATCCCTACAAGGAACTGGGCGTTTCGAAGGGCGCGAGCGCGGACGAGATCAAGAAGGCGTTCCGCAAGCTGGCCAAGGAGTTGCACCCCGACAAGAACCCCGGCGACAAGATCACCGAGGACAAGTTCAAGCGGGTGACGGCGGCCTTCGACATCCTGGGCGACGCCGAGAAGCGGGCCAAGTACGATGCGGGCCAGCTGGATAACGACGGCAACGAGCAATATCGCGGCTTCAGCGGCGGGGCGCGGCCGGGCGGGAGCCCGTTCGGCGGCGCGGGCGGCGGGTTCGGCGGCGGGCCGGGCGGCCGGGCCAATTTCGAAGGCGTCGATCTGGACGAACTGTTCGGCATGTTCGGGGGCGGCGGACGCCAGCGGGGCGCGCGGGACTTCACCGCGCGCGGCCAGGACGTCAAGGCGACGCTGGACATCAGTCTGGAAGACGCCATCGCCGGGGCGACCAAGCGAATCCAGTTCTCGGACGGCCGGACCCTGGACGTGACCATTCCCAAGGGGGCGGCGGACGGTCAGACCATCCGGCTGCGCGGACAGGGCGCGCCCGGACGCGGGGCCGAGAACGGCGACGCCCTGATCGAACTGAAGATCGAGCCGCATCCGATCTACAAGCGCGACGGGGCGGACCTGACCATGGATCTGCCGGTGTCGGTTCCCGATGCGGTGCTGGGCGCCAAGGTGCGGGTGCCGACGCCCGAGGGGGCGGTGCAGATGACGATTCCGGCCGGCTCGAACTCGGGCAAGCTGTTGCGGCTGAAGGGGCGCGGCGCCTTCGCCCAGGGACGGCGCGGCGATCTGCTGGCGCGGCTGGTCGTGACCCTGCCGGACGAGCCGGACGCGGCCCTGGTCAAATTCGCCGAAGACTGGCGCGCCAAGCGGCCGTATACGCCGGGGCGTTGA
- the rpoH gene encoding RNA polymerase sigma factor RpoH produces MAANSTLAVMSPEQGLSRYLTEIRKFPMLTKDEEFMLAKRWSEHQDPEAAHRLVTSHLRLVAKIAMGYRGYGLPIGEVISEGNVGLMQAVKKFDPDKGFRLATYAMWWIRASIQEYILRSWSLVKMGTTAAQKKLFFNLRKAKSQISAFEEGDLHPEHLAAIATKLGVSEEEVTNMNRRLGGDASLNAPLRADGESEWQDWLADDTAVSQETQLADDEEKGIRMSLLQEAMEELTDREKHILTERRLKDDPVTLEELAGQYGVSRERVRQIEVRAFEKLQKAMRAAAEERNLVDA; encoded by the coding sequence ATGGCTGCCAATAGTACGCTCGCGGTGATGTCGCCTGAACAAGGCCTGTCGCGTTATCTGACGGAAATCCGCAAATTCCCGATGCTGACCAAGGACGAGGAGTTCATGCTCGCCAAGCGTTGGTCGGAACACCAGGATCCCGAAGCCGCCCACCGTCTCGTGACCTCGCACCTTCGTCTCGTGGCCAAGATCGCCATGGGGTATCGCGGCTACGGCCTGCCGATCGGCGAAGTGATTTCCGAGGGCAATGTCGGCCTGATGCAGGCCGTCAAGAAATTCGACCCGGACAAGGGCTTCCGCCTGGCCACCTACGCCATGTGGTGGATCCGCGCCTCGATCCAGGAATACATCCTGCGCAGCTGGTCGCTGGTGAAGATGGGCACCACCGCCGCCCAGAAGAAGCTGTTCTTCAACCTGCGCAAGGCCAAGAGCCAGATCTCGGCCTTCGAGGAAGGCGACCTGCACCCCGAACACCTCGCCGCCATCGCCACCAAACTGGGCGTCAGCGAGGAAGAGGTCACCAATATGAACCGCCGTCTCGGCGGCGACGCCTCGCTGAATGCGCCGCTGCGCGCCGACGGCGAAAGCGAATGGCAGGACTGGCTGGCGGACGACACGGCCGTCTCCCAGGAGACCCAGCTGGCCGACGACGAGGAAAAGGGCATCCGCATGAGCCTCCTGCAAGAGGCCATGGAAGAGCTGACGGACCGCGAGAAACACATTCTGACGGAACGCCGCCTCAAGGACGATCCCGTCACTCTGGAAGAACTGGCCGGCCAGTACGGCGTCTCGCGCGAGCGCGTCCGTCAGATCGAGGTCCGCGCTTTCGAGAAGCTGCAGAAAGCCATGCGCGCCGCCGCCGAGGAACGGAACCTGGTCGACGCCTGA
- a CDS encoding adenylosuccinate synthase, whose translation MANVAVVGAQWGDEGKGKIVDWLSNRADMVVRFQGGHNAGHTLVVDGKVYKLALLPSGVVQGKPSIIGNGVVVDPWHLVGEIEKIEAQGVAISPDILTIADNACLILPIHPALDVAREAAASAPGAKIGTTGRGIGPAYEDKVGRRAIRVCDLANEDDLKVKIERLRSHHDPLRAGLGLEPIDPEALLASLLEIAPKILPYVKPAWRVLDQAQKDGKRVLFEGAQGAFLDVDHGTYPYVTSSNTVAGQAAAGSGVGPRGVGYVLGIVKAYTTRVGEGPFACELDDEVGQHLATVGREVGVNTGRARRCGWFDAVLVRQSVAINGIDGIALTKLDVLDGLKTLKICVGYKVDGEVLDYLPSSLKAQAAAEPVFEELEGWSESTAGVRSFKDINANAIKYVRRIEELIGAPVALLSTSPERDDTILMRDPFQG comes from the coding sequence TTGGCGAACGTAGCGGTGGTCGGCGCCCAGTGGGGCGACGAGGGCAAGGGCAAGATCGTGGACTGGCTGTCCAACCGCGCCGACATGGTCGTGCGGTTCCAGGGCGGTCACAATGCGGGCCATACGCTGGTCGTGGACGGCAAGGTCTACAAGCTGGCCCTGCTGCCCAGCGGCGTGGTGCAGGGCAAGCCGTCGATCATCGGCAATGGCGTGGTCGTGGATCCCTGGCACCTGGTCGGCGAAATCGAGAAGATCGAGGCCCAGGGCGTGGCCATCAGCCCCGATATCCTGACCATCGCCGACAACGCCTGCCTGATCCTGCCGATCCATCCGGCGCTGGACGTGGCGCGCGAGGCGGCGGCCAGTGCGCCGGGGGCCAAGATCGGCACGACCGGGCGCGGCATCGGCCCGGCCTATGAGGACAAGGTCGGTCGACGCGCCATCCGGGTGTGCGACCTGGCCAATGAAGACGACCTGAAGGTCAAGATCGAGCGTCTGCGCTCGCACCATGATCCGCTGCGCGCGGGCCTGGGGCTGGAGCCGATCGACCCGGAGGCGCTGCTGGCGTCGCTGCTGGAGATCGCGCCCAAGATCCTGCCCTATGTGAAGCCGGCCTGGCGGGTGCTGGACCAGGCGCAGAAGGACGGCAAGCGGGTGCTGTTCGAGGGGGCCCAAGGCGCCTTCCTGGACGTCGATCACGGCACCTACCCCTATGTGACCAGTTCCAACACGGTGGCCGGACAGGCGGCGGCGGGGTCGGGCGTCGGGCCGCGCGGCGTCGGCTATGTGCTGGGCATCGTGAAGGCCTATACGACCCGCGTCGGTGAAGGCCCGTTCGCCTGCGAACTGGACGACGAGGTCGGACAGCATCTGGCGACCGTGGGCCGCGAGGTGGGGGTGAATACGGGACGGGCGCGGCGCTGCGGCTGGTTCGACGCCGTGCTGGTGCGCCAGTCGGTGGCGATCAACGGCATCGACGGCATCGCCCTGACCAAGCTGGACGTGCTGGACGGGTTGAAGACGCTGAAGATTTGCGTCGGTTACAAGGTCGACGGCGAAGTTCTGGATTATCTGCCGTCCAGCCTGAAGGCCCAGGCCGCCGCCGAGCCGGTGTTCGAGGAACTGGAAGGCTGGAGCGAAAGCACCGCCGGGGTCCGCAGCTTCAAGGACATCAACGCCAACGCCATCAAATATGTGCGTCGGATCGAGGAGCTGATCGGCGCGCCGGTGGCCCTGCTGTCGACCAGCCCGGAACGGGACGACACAATCCTGATGCGAGATCCCTTCCAGGGCTGA